In a single window of the Atlantibacter hermannii genome:
- the potB_1 gene encoding spermidine/putrescine ABC transporter: MGGAKNLLIGNVIKSQFLNIRDWPFGSATSVTLTVVMGLMLLVYWRAARLLNKKGDLE, translated from the coding sequence ATGGGCGGCGCGAAAAACCTGCTTATCGGCAACGTGATTAAGAGCCAGTTCCTGAACATCCGCGACTGGCCGTTCGGTTCGGCGACCAGCGTCACCCTGACGGTGGTGATGGGCCTGATGCTGCTGGTGTACTGGCGCGCCGCACGGTTGCTTAATAAAAAAGGAGATCTGGAATGA
- the potB_2 gene encoding spermidine/putrescine ABC transporter membrane protein — protein sequence MMSARKFQNVVIATIVGWLLLFVFLPNLMIIGTSFLTRDDAHFVSMVFSLDNYARLLDPLYFQVLLHSLNMALIATVACLVLGYPFAWFLARLPERVRPLLLFLLIVPFWTNSLIRIYGLKLFLSTKGYLNEFLLWLGVIDAPIRIMYTPSAVIVGLVYILLPFMVMPLYSSIEKLDKPLLEAARDLGCQQAANLYPHHPSPDHAGDYRRLSAGDAARDGAVLRVRFNGRREKPAYRQRD from the coding sequence ATGATGAGCGCACGTAAATTCCAGAATGTGGTGATCGCCACTATCGTGGGTTGGCTGCTGCTGTTTGTGTTCCTGCCCAACCTGATGATCATCGGCACCAGCTTTTTGACCCGTGATGATGCCCATTTCGTCAGCATGGTCTTTAGTCTGGATAACTACGCGCGTCTGCTCGATCCGCTCTACTTCCAGGTTCTGCTGCACTCGCTCAACATGGCGCTGATCGCCACCGTTGCCTGTCTGGTGCTGGGTTACCCTTTTGCCTGGTTTCTGGCGCGTCTGCCGGAGCGCGTGCGCCCGCTGCTGCTGTTTTTACTGATTGTGCCCTTCTGGACCAATTCGTTAATCCGCATTTATGGGTTAAAGCTGTTTCTCAGCACCAAAGGCTATCTCAATGAATTTTTGCTGTGGCTTGGGGTGATCGATGCGCCCATCCGCATTATGTATACCCCCAGCGCGGTGATTGTCGGGCTGGTGTATATCCTGCTGCCGTTTATGGTGATGCCGCTCTATTCCAGCATTGAAAAGCTCGATAAACCGCTACTTGAGGCGGCGCGCGATCTGGGGTGCCAGCAAGCTGCAAATCTTTATCCGCATCATCCTTCCCCTGACCATGCCGGGGATTATCGCAGGTTGTCTGCTGGTGATGCTGCCCGCGATGGGGCTGTTTTACGTGTCCGATTTAATGGGCGGCGCGAAAAACCTGCTTATCGGCAACGTGATTAA